ATATAGAGGCGAATGCCCTTACTCCTGAGGCTGTAAGTCTGGAAAAGATTCTCAGCTAACTTTTGAAGATAGGCAGAAAAATTCAGAATATCTGTCCCTTTTCCTTTGTAGAGCTCTTCGTGGATGAGTGCCATTGAAATGACACGGTTCTGACTTTCTCTGAAAGACTCCAGTACCTTCTCATCCTGGAATCTTTCAGCCTGGAGATCCAGCAGGGAAGAAATTACCTGCAAGTTATTCTTAATTCTATGATGAATTTCTTTTATCCTGGCTTTTTCCATTTTTGCCAGGGTTTCTCTTGCTTTTTTGCTCTCTGTGATATCATGGGCGTAAAGATTAACATAACCAGCGGATGGAAATGGAGTAATACTTATCACGTATGTGCGATCGGCGTAGGTGCACTCAAGTTTACGCCGGATGCCATCACCAAGGGCAGCAATGGCATGCTCTGTAATTTCTGTGGGAGCTTCCTTACTGATCGCACTACCCCAATCTGTCAACAACGCCTCGGCAGAGGGGGAGGCATAATTGATTATATGGCCCTGGCTCAGGCGCATAACTGGGTCCGGATTTTCCTGAGGCAGGCGCGCTACTGACTCCAGTTCTGCCTCAATTTCTTTACGTTCAGTAATATCCTGAACTATTCCCTTCACCCGGACAGGGTGATTATGCTTATCAAAGATAACTTCAGCTTGTGAATGAACTGTACGTTCTTCTCCATTAGCTAAAACAATACGATAATCAATGCCAGTTTTAGGTCCTTCTTTTAACCCATTCTTAATGCTTCTAGCTACATAGTCCCGATCGTCGGGATGTATGTAATTTAACAACTCATTATAAGATGGGGCTGGTTTCTGAGGACTGCGCCCAAAAATACGGTATAGCTCATCAGACCAGTGTACCTCATCAGTTGCAAGATCCCAATCCCAATTTCCAATATGAGCCATTTTCTGAGCTTCAGCAAGTCCGGTTTCTTTTTCTTTCAATGACTCATAAGCCTTCTCAAGCTCTTGTGTTCGTTTCTTAACTAGGTATTCCAGATTATCATATGCTTTTTTCAGGGCTTCTTCCGATTTTTTGTGCTCGGTGATGTCACGCGCTGCAGCAAATACTCCAATGACTTTGCCGTTCTCGTCTTTGTAAATTGAAGCGTTATATAGCACCGGTATTACATATCCATTTTTATGCTGAATTTCCAGAGGATAATCCCAGACTTTACCATCTGTGAAGACCTGCTGATACCCTTTTCTGGCTTTCTCAGGCTCGGTAAAGTAATCGGAAAAATCAGTCCCAATTAACTCATCTCTGGAGTAGCCGGTAACCTGCTCTGTAGCAGTATTCACATCTGTAATCTTACCATCATGTCCAATAGTCACCAGAGGGTCCAGACTGGCTTCAATAAGACTGCGGTTGTAAATATTTGATAACCTGAGAGCTTCTTCTGCCTTTTTGCGCTCGGTAATATCGCGGATGATTCCTGCTCTGAAGCATGCCATGCCGGTTTTATCTTTAATGATCGAAAAGTGATCAGCTAACCAGCGATATTTTCCATCCTTGCATTTAAAGCGATATTCATGTGCCCCAAAACCTTCCTCCAGTGACCGAGTAGTTTCCACAATTACCTGTGGGTGGTCATCAGGGTGGATGCGGTCAAGAAAACCATTGCTGCCTGTCATATTTATATCCTTAACAGAGAAGCCTGTAATCCGCTCTATCACCGGGCTCATATAATCGAAGCCTCTGTTCTGAAGGTTTACACGGTATGCAGAATCGAGCGAGTTCTCAAGAACTGAGCGAAACCGTTCATCGCTTTCCAGCAGCGCTCTCTCAGCCTGTTCACGTTCCTGTTCTTCCTTTTTCCTCTGGAGAGCCTGTGTAATTGCTGGCGCTATAGCTTCAAGATCTTCCTGCTGCTCGAGGCTGTAGCCTCCTTCGCGGTTTGCGACCGCAATCAAGCCCATCGTTTTCCCGTCCTGAATAAGGGGCACGCCAAGAAACGATGTGATAGGCGGATGTCCGTTCGGAAGACCCATGCAGTCGGGGTGTGACAGGGGATCGTTGGTAAAGAAGCTTTTCCCGCTCTTAATCACACTGCTATACAGACCACGGACAATAAAATCGCTCGGGGGACGACCATGCCCTGTTTTATCATACATAAGGCACTGTTCCCACCCAAGCTTGCTTTTTGCAATATCGTGCAGCAGCCCATCGTCACCCATCTTATTTATGAACCCAAACTGGCTGCCAGTAATCCCCAGGGCTACAGATAGGCATGCGTTTCCCAGTTCTTCTTCTGTCTTTGCCTGCATTACATTGCTGAAAATCCAGTTGATTCCTTCAAGAATACTGTGTTGTATCTGCATATCCTGTGCTCTCTTTGTTTGAGTTCGTTGATATCACGGGCGACATAAACACTTCCAATGAGTTTTCCTTCCGAATCATGTAGTGGCGCTATACTTACCGCGAAATGCCCGCCAAGGCAATCTTCGCAAACCTTTGTGGTGTGTTTAGCCCCGTCTTTAAGCAACTGCCGGTGCGGGCAAAAAGACGGGGGATGGTCTGTTCCATGGATGACACAATGGCAAGTTAACCCTACACACTCTTCCGGTGTCACTCCCAGCCTTGCCGCCATGGCTCTGTTTGCACGAACAATCCGGCACTCATTATCTATTATGGCTATAAGGTCTGGAACAGTATCAAAGGTAGATTTCCAGCTTTTTGCAGCCTGAATAGCTTCTTTTTCTGCTCTCTTCCTTCCAGTATTTTCTATCTGCTCCCATTTTCCTTTCCTTTTGATCAAAGCAAATTGATGGTTGGAGATTACATCAACAATCTCGGTTGTGCTGCACGTATCGAGATAATATGGGCATAAGGCTATCACGCGGTGTTTGTCAATAAAAGCATCCACTTTTTTCTCATAGTCAACAAAATCATCCCAGCCTTCTTTTTCCAGCCAACGATTATCCCTGAAGCCCTTAATCCATCATAGCCTCTTGCCATAACCTGATCGATTTTTTCAACCAAATTATTCATCACTTTATCCGGATCGAAAACCTCTCCATTTATATACCCCTGAATGTAAGGGATAATTTCTATTTGCTCTTTCTCCAGATAGACATCGATATCAGGAACAGCCTTTTTCATGGCTTCCTTTGCCTCTTCTACCTCCATAGGGTATGATGTTATCCACACACAAAGCTCATTACTTTCCAACCCTGCTTTGAAGTAAGGGACCAGTATGTCCATCAAATCTTCTTTTGTCTGGTAAAACTGGCAGAAATGCGTTCCCCAGGGCACATCTCCAATTATATTGATGCCAGATTTTCTCAGGCTTTCTCTCATCCCAAAACTTTCTCCTAATTGACGATATATAAGGCAAAAATTTCGTTGTCTTTATAGTGTCTGGTCTTGCCTTTCCGTGCTCATAATTATACTTTCATTTAAAAACCGTGTACCGAGCGCTATTAGAAAAAAATCAAAACCCCCATTAAGTGAGAGATAATAGCTCACAAGGCTATGTCAACCATATGACAGATAAATATTAATTCTTTATCATTTAAATTCTTTATCATTTATTTTGTTATCTGTACTGTTTTATTGAACCTACAATGACTGTCCGATTTGAATATCTTAGTTGAGAACTCATCCTTCTATTCCAGCAAAGTTCTTGGATTAATAAAGCCGCTCCTTAACATATGATCAGCAAGCACAAGGGCAACCATAGCTTCCGCAACCGGTACCATGCGAGGGGGAATTGTGGGATCATGCCGACCTTTGATTGTGATTTCCGTATTTTCAAGGGTTTTTAGGTCAATGGTTTGCTGAAGTTTTCCTATCGACGGGGTTGGTTTTACGGCTGCCCTGCATACAATATCCAGGCCTGTTGAGATTCCTCCGAGGATTCCGCCGGCATTATTGCTTGGAGAAGTTACTTTTCCTCCCTCCATCCTGAAAGGATCATTCATTTGACTCCCATGCAGGCGGGCAGCCTCAAATCCGGCTCCGATTTCAAAGCCTTTGACGGCAGGAATACTCATAAGGGCTTTTGCAAGGTCAGCGTCCAGCCGGTCGAAAACAGGCTCTCCAAGACCGACGGGCACACCTTTTATAATAAGCTCGACGATGCCTCCAATGCTATCTCCTTCCTGTCGCATTGCCGCAACTTTCTCAAGCATTTTTCCTGCAGCTTCTAGATCGGCACAGCGCACAGGGGTCTTTTCTACGTTTTCTAAGATTTCTTCAAAGGGAAGAGGGTTTGCCCGAATTGTCCCGAGTTCAATCACGTGCCCGACAATTCGGATTCCAAATCTGGAAAGCAGGAGTTTTGCAAGTGCTCCGCCGGCAACCCTGCCTATTGTTTCCCGGGCTGAAGACCTGCCTCCTCCACGGTGATCCCTCATTCCGTAGCGAGCCATATAGGTAAAATCGGCGTGTCCGGGTCTGGGAGTATCTTTAATTGCATCGTAAGCCGAAGATCTGGCATCCGAGTTCCAGACAAGCATGGAAACAGGAGTGCCTGTGCTCATTCCTTCGAAAATCCCAGAGAGGATTTCCACTCTGTCAGCCTCATGGCGGGGGGTGGAAACTTCACTTTGCCCTGGACGTCTCCTGTCCAGTTCTTTCTGTATGTCAGCCTCGGAGAAAGGAAGTCCTGCAGGCAATCCGTCTACCACAACACCTACAGCCCTGCCGTGGGACTCGCCCCAGGTTGTAATCCGAAACATCTGCCCGAAAACGTTTCCAGCCATGCATCTTAACTGGTTTTTTTGGTATTTGATTCTTGGGGTTGCCCAATGGATGGTTCGAGATGCACGACGACATCAGAAACATCTTTGTATTCTCCCTTCAGCTTTTTACTGACCTTGTGAGCGATAAGATGTGCATCCTCAAGCTTCATATCCGACTGAACAAGCAGATGCATATCGACCCTGATATCCCCCATGCTCCCGCGAGTCCGGATCTTATGGCAGCCCTTTACCCCTTCAATGCTCAGAACAAGGTCACAAATTTCTTTTTCTTCAATTCTGGACATATCCATAAGAGCCATTGAGCCCTCCTTAATAATCCTGTATCCTGCCCTGAAAATCAGAAAAGCTATTACTACAGCAATTAAGGGATCCATAAAAGGAAAACCAAGTTTTACAGCAGCAAGGCTTACTAAAACCGACAGGGAAACATAAATATCACTTTTTGTGTGCATTGAGTCGGCTATAAGTACCTGGCTTCTGAGCAGCTCGCCCTGCTTATGCTCATATCGTGTTACCAGATAATTAATACCCATTGTCCCGAGAATTACAAGAAAGCTTATAGCTGTGACCTGTGGGTTACTCTGGATTAGGAAACGGTTGAGAGCGTCCCTGAAAATCTCAATGCCTACGAAGATCAGTAGTAAAGCGATGAAAATAGAAGCTACAGTCTCATATTTCCTGTGCCCGTAGGGATGCCCCATGTCAGGCGGGCGGGCTCCGATGAAACTTCCTGCCAGTCCTATAATATTGGAAACTCCATCAAAAAGGGAGTGGTAGCCATCTGCAATCATGCTTAAGGTGCCGGTCAGGTTTCCATAAATAATTTTGGCAAACGCAACTGTAAGGTTCAGAAATAGTACATAGATAAGAACTCTCTGTACTTTCTTAAACTTTTGTAACATATTCCTGACTCCCT
This region of Methanosarcina flavescens genomic DNA includes:
- a CDS encoding PAS domain S-box protein, with product MQIQHSILEGINWIFSNVMQAKTEEELGNACLSVALGITGSQFGFINKMGDDGLLHDIAKSKLGWEQCLMYDKTGHGRPPSDFIVRGLYSSVIKSGKSFFTNDPLSHPDCMGLPNGHPPITSFLGVPLIQDGKTMGLIAVANREGGYSLEQQEDLEAIAPAITQALQRKKEEQEREQAERALLESDERFRSVLENSLDSAYRVNLQNRGFDYMSPVIERITGFSVKDINMTGSNGFLDRIHPDDHPQVIVETTRSLEEGFGAHEYRFKCKDGKYRWLADHFSIIKDKTGMACFRAGIIRDITERKKAEEALRLSNIYNRSLIEASLDPLVTIGHDGKITDVNTATEQVTGYSRDELIGTDFSDYFTEPEKARKGYQQVFTDGKVWDYPLEIQHKNGYVIPVLYNASIYKDENGKVIGVFAAARDITEHKKSEEALKKAYDNLEYLVKKRTQELEKAYESLKEKETGLAEAQKMAHIGNWDWDLATDEVHWSDELYRIFGRSPQKPAPSYNELLNYIHPDDRDYVARSIKNGLKEGPKTGIDYRIVLANGEERTVHSQAEVIFDKHNHPVRVKGIVQDITERKEIEAELESVARLPQENPDPVMRLSQGHIINYASPSAEALLTDWGSAISKEAPTEITEHAIAALGDGIRRKLECTYADRTYVISITPFPSAGYVNLYAHDITESKKARETLAKMEKARIKEIHHRIKNNLQVISSLLDLQAERFQDEKVLESFRESQNRVISMALIHEELYKGKGTDILNFSAYLQKLAENLFQTYSLRSKGIRLYMDLEENAFFDMDVAVPLGIIVNELVSNSLKHAFSKEEGEIRIKLCREEKNYETQESLFSLTISDNGKGIPDNIKLENFESLGLKLVNILVDQLDGKIELERAHGTEFRIIFNVTERE
- a CDS encoding PAS domain-containing protein, which translates into the protein MIALCPYYLDTCSTTEIVDVISNHQFALIKRKGKWEQIENTGRKRAEKEAIQAAKSWKSTFDTVPDLIAIIDNECRIVRANRAMAARLGVTPEECVGLTCHCVIHGTDHPPSFCPHRQLLKDGAKHTTKVCEDCLGGHFAVSIAPLHDSEGKLIGSVYVARDINELKQREHRICRYNTVFLKESTGFSAM
- the aroC gene encoding chorismate synthase, with protein sequence MAGNVFGQMFRITTWGESHGRAVGVVVDGLPAGLPFSEADIQKELDRRRPGQSEVSTPRHEADRVEILSGIFEGMSTGTPVSMLVWNSDARSSAYDAIKDTPRPGHADFTYMARYGMRDHRGGGRSSARETIGRVAGGALAKLLLSRFGIRIVGHVIELGTIRANPLPFEEILENVEKTPVRCADLEAAGKMLEKVAAMRQEGDSIGGIVELIIKGVPVGLGEPVFDRLDADLAKALMSIPAVKGFEIGAGFEAARLHGSQMNDPFRMEGGKVTSPSNNAGGILGGISTGLDIVCRAAVKPTPSIGKLQQTIDLKTLENTEITIKGRHDPTIPPRMVPVAEAMVALVLADHMLRSGFINPRTLLE
- a CDS encoding cation diffusion facilitator family transporter is translated as MLQKFKKVQRVLIYVLFLNLTVAFAKIIYGNLTGTLSMIADGYHSLFDGVSNIIGLAGSFIGARPPDMGHPYGHRKYETVASIFIALLLIFVGIEIFRDALNRFLIQSNPQVTAISFLVILGTMGINYLVTRYEHKQGELLRSQVLIADSMHTKSDIYVSLSVLVSLAAVKLGFPFMDPLIAVVIAFLIFRAGYRIIKEGSMALMDMSRIEEKEICDLVLSIEGVKGCHKIRTRGSMGDIRVDMHLLVQSDMKLEDAHLIAHKVSKKLKGEYKDVSDVVVHLEPSIGQPQESNTKKTS